In the Pseudonocardia sediminis genome, TCTCGGTGGACATCGACGCCACCCGGGTCACCGGCTTCGCGATCCTCGACGGCCTGCTCACCCGCGAGTTCGACGCCAGCGCCGACGCGATCGCGCACCTGGTGCTGCCCGCGATCGCACTGGCCACGATCCCGCTCGCGGTGATCGTCCGGATCACCCGGGCATCGGTGCTCGACGTGCTCGACTCCGACTTCGTCCGCACCGCCAACGCCAAGGGCCTCGCACCGGGGACGGTGCGCGGGCGGCACGTCCTGCGCAACGCGCTGCTGCCGGTCTCGACCACGATCGGCCTGCAGACCGGTCTGCTGCTGGCCGGTGCCGTGCTCACCGAGAAGGTCTTCAACTGGGGTGGTCTCGGCACGCTGATCGCCGAGGGGATCGAGCGGCGCGACTACCCCCGCCTGCAGGCGATCGTGCTGCTCGGGGCCCTGATCTACGTGATCGTGAACCTGCTCGTCGACCTGTCCTATGCGTTGATCGACCCCCGGGTGAGGTTGCGATGAGTGCACCGACCACCTGGGCGCAGCGCCGCCGCGCGAAGATCGACGACACCGCGCAGGGCCGCAGCCTCACCGCGGACGCGCTGCGCCGGCTGCGCCGCAACCCGGTCGCGATCACCGGTGCGGTGATCATCGCCGTGTTCGTGCTGATCTCGGTGTTCGCGCCGCTGTTGGCCCCGCACGGTCCGGGGGAGTCGTTCCCGCAGCTGCTGGACACGTTGCGGCCGGGCGTCATCCCGGGCCCGCAGGACGGCTTCCCGCTGGGCAGCGACCAGAACGGCCGCGACGAGTTCTCCCGGATGATCCTGGCGTCGCGTCAGACGTTGCTGGTCGGTGTGCTGGCCACGCTGTTCGGCCTGGTGTTCGGTGTCCTGATCGGACTCGTCGCCGGTGCCCTGGGCGGCTGGGCGGACACCGTGCTGATGCGCGTGACCGACGTGCTGCTGTCCATCCCGTCCCTGCTGCTGGCGATCTCGGTGGCGGCGCTGGCCGCCCGGCCCAGCCAGACGACGGTGATCATCGCGGTGGCGCTGGTGAACGTGCCGATCTTCGCCCG is a window encoding:
- a CDS encoding ABC transporter permease gives rise to the protein MLRFVVRRLVQVVPTLLILSVLLFAWLRSLPGGPAGALLGDKATPEGIAALNRTLGLDQPIPIQYLRYLGRALTGDFGASLVSGDPVLAEIGRALPATIELSVTALLIAILAGIPLGYLAARYRGRPWDNATILATLVGVAVPVFFLGYVLKQVFAVELGLFPPSGRVSVDIDATRVTGFAILDGLLTREFDASADAIAHLVLPAIALATIPLAVIVRITRASVLDVLDSDFVRTANAKGLAPGTVRGRHVLRNALLPVSTTIGLQTGLLLAGAVLTEKVFNWGGLGTLIAEGIERRDYPRLQAIVLLGALIYVIVNLLVDLSYALIDPRVRLR
- a CDS encoding ABC transporter permease; the protein is MSAPTTWAQRRRAKIDDTAQGRSLTADALRRLRRNPVAITGAVIIAVFVLISVFAPLLAPHGPGESFPQLLDTLRPGVIPGPQDGFPLGSDQNGRDEFSRMILASRQTLLVGVLATLFGLVFGVLIGLVAGALGGWADTVLMRVTDVLLSIPSLLLAISVAALAARPSQTTVIIAVALVNVPIFARLLRGSMLAQRESDHVLAATALGVKRPAIVVRHMLPNAIGPVIVQATLTLATAILDAAALSFLGLGDADPARAEWGLMLANAQPYLDVRPALALYPALAIIVVALGFTLFGEALREALDPKGRR